Genomic segment of Corticium candelabrum chromosome 16, ooCorCand1.1, whole genome shotgun sequence:
tcacgtgacatgatTTATTCACTGTttcatcacgtgatcatttGAGTCATGAAATCTCACATTCGAGGCCTAAACTTACAGTCGAGATCAAGCTTTCTTCATCTTACCGTTGTAACGAGAATAACTACTAAGCCAAATTAGAAACGGTATAACAATTGTTGGCGCTGCCATCACAGCAAATGCTGCCCAATCAAGAATGTGCGGAGAATGTTCACGATTAAATGCTTGGCCCGTCACTACCATTCCAACCCCAGGAGAGCTGGTGAAGCTTACCTACCACACACAGTATACACAGCAGAGTGTCAgagaaaacaaacataaagTCTAACTTTCTCCTCCCTGCCTTCTGCTGGTTTGTATGCAACTCTTGCCATACTGAAGTTGAAATTTCCAGCCTCCAAAGGTCTCACAATAATCACGTGGCTTACATTGCTTCCGGGTGATATTCTGTCCCACCGAACAGCGTGTTGTCCCCTCACAAACTCAAACTTATCGGCAGGGAAAGAGTCGTCGGTCAAAGTCACAAACAAAGCAGAACTAAAAAGCGCGCATGAAGGTCTGCAGCT
This window contains:
- the LOC134191720 gene encoding translocon-associated protein subunit beta-like; this encodes MRSNDYRHVFVMLQCIWLVCLVLFAGSPSDAAENDAHLLSSKEILNLFIVQGKDVTVQYKIYNTGASSALFVTLTDDSFPADKFEFVRGQHAVRWDRISPGSNVSHVIIVRPLEAGNFNFSMARVAYKPAEGREEKVSFTSSPGVGMVVTGQAFNREHSPHILDWAAFAVMAAPTIVIPFLIWLSSYSRYNGKMKKA